The Mycolicibacterium flavescens genomic interval GCATCACCTCGTCGGAAATTCCCCAATCGTCCTGAATTCGCTTGCGGGACAGCCACGGAAGCTCGGGAATCGTCGCCCGCAACCGCTCGATCCACTCCGCATCGGGTGCCACCGGCTCGAGGTCGGGCTCGGGGAAATACCGGTAGTCCTCGGCGGTTTCCTTGCTGCGTCCCGGTGAGGTGTAACCGTCCTCGTGAAAGTGCCTGGTCTCCTGGGTGATTCGACCGCCCGACTCGAGAACCGCTGCCTGCCGGCGCATCTCGTAGCGGACGGCGACCTCGACGCTCTTGAGCGAGTTGACGTTCTTGGTTTCGGTGCGGGTGCCGAACTCCTTCTGCCCTATCGGTTTGAGCGAGACGTTGGAGTCACAGCGCATCGAACCCTGGTCCATGCGAACATCGGAGACGCCGAGGCCGCGCAGCAGATCCCGCAGCGCCGTCACGTAGGCACGGGCGATCTCGGGGGCGCGCTCGCCGGCGCCTTCGACCGGCTTTGTGACGATCTCGATCAGCGGCACACCGGAACGGTTGTAGTCGATCAGCGAGGTCGTGGCGCCTTCGATGCGGCCCGTCTCGCTGCCGAGGTGGGTCAGCTTGCCGGTGTCTTCCTCCATGTGGGCGCGCTCGATCTCGACCCGCCAGTTCGACCCGTCGTCGAGCGGCACGTCGAGGTAACCGTTGATCGCGATCGGCTCGTCGTACTGGCTGATCTGGTAGTTCTTCGGCATGTCCGGATAGAAATAGTTCTTGCGGGCGAACCGGCACCACGGCACGATCTCGCAGTTCAGCGCGAGCCCGATCCGGATCGCGGACTCGACGGCCTTCTCGTTGAGCACGGGCAGCGACCCGGGCAGTCCCAGGCAGACGGGGCACACCTGAGTGTTGGGTTCAGCGCCGAACTTGTTGGCGCAACCGCAGAACATCTTGGTGGCGGTGGACAGTTCGACGTGGACTTCCAATCCGAGCACGGGCTCGTAGCGCGCGACGACGTCGTCGTAGTCCAGCAGGTCGGCGGTCGCAGCAGTCATGACGCCGATCTTAGTAAGCGGGCTCAGCCGAAGAACTCCGCGGCGTCGTCGTACCGGCTCTGCGGGACGAGCTTCAGCTGGCGGGTGGCGTCGGCGAGCGAGACGCGGCCGATCTCCTGGCCGCGAAGCGACACCATCATCCCGTACTCGCCCGCGTGTGCGGCATCGGCGGCGTTGACACCGAAGCGGGTGGCCAGCACGCGGTCAAAGGGCGTCGGCGTGCCGCCGCGCTGCACGTGGCCCAGAACCGTCACCCGCACCTCTTTGTTGATTCGCTTCTCCACCTCGAAGGCGAGCTGCTGTGCGACGCCGGTGAAACGCTCGTGGCCGAACTCGTCGAGTCCGCCCTGCCGCAGTTGCATCGACCCCTCGGCCGGCTTCGCGCCTTCTGCCACCACGCAGATGAAGTGCGAATCACCGCGCACGAAGCGCTGTTTGATCAGTCGGCAAACCTCTTCGACGTCGAAGGGCTGTTCGGGGATCAGCGTCATGTGCGCACCGGACGCCAACCCCGCATTCAACGCGATCCAGCCCGCGTGGCGGCCCATCACCTCGACGAGCATCACGCGCTGGTGTGACTCCGCAGTGCTGTGCAAGCGGTCGATGGCCTCGCTGGCCACCCCGAGCGCGGTGTCATGTCCGAACGTGACATCGGTGCAGTCGATGTCGTTGTCGATGGTCTTCGGCACGCCGACGACGGGAACGTTCTCCTCGGAGAGCCAGTGCGCGGCGGTGAGCGTGCCCTCGCCGCCGATCGGGATCAGAACGTCGATGCCGTTGTCGTCGAGCGTCTGCTTGATCTGGTCGAGCCCGGCGCGCAGTTTCTCCGGATGCACGCGGGCGGTGCCGAGCATCGTGCCGCCCTTGGCCAGCAACCGGTCGTTGCGGTCGTCGTTGGCCAGTTGGATGCGACGGTTCTCCAGCAGACCGCGCCAGCCGTCCTGGAATCCGACGACCGACGAGCCGTAGCGCACGTCGCACGTGCGCACCACGGCCCGAATGACCGCGTTCAGTCCCGGACAGTCACCGCCACCGGTCAGCACTCCGATCCGCATGGCTACATCCTCCCCGAGCGCGCGGATGTTTGCGCCCTCTGTCGGCGTTTGCGTCCAACAAACGTGCGCTCGCGGCCCCTAAACCGCCGTCGACAGCGGCCCGCGTGCCGCCTCGTAGGCCGCGCCGACGCGGTACAACCGGTCGTCGGCCAGCGCGGGTGCCATGATCTGCAGTCCGACGGGCAGCCTGTCGTCGGGTGACAGCGCCGAAGGCACCGACATTCCGCAGTGGCCCGCCAGGTTCAACGGCAGCGTGCACAGGTCGAACAGGTACATCGCCAGCGGGTCGTCGACCTTCTCCCCCAACGGGAATGCCGTCGTCGGCGTCGTCGGCGAGATCAGCACGTCGACCTTCTCGTATGCCTCGTCGAGATCGCGCGCGATCAGCGTGCGCACCTTCTGCGCCTGGTTGTAATACGCGTCGTAGTACCCCGCCGACAGCGCGTAGGTGCCAATCATGATGCGGCGCTTGACTTCCGGGCCGAAGCCGGCGGCACGAGTCAACGCCATGACTTCCTCGGCGCTGTGCGTGCCGTCGTCACCGACGCGCATCCCGAAGCGCATCGCGTCGAAGCGCGCGAGGTTGCTCGAGACCTCCGATGGAAGGATCAGGTAGTAGGCCGGCAGCGAGTAGTCGAAGTGCGGGCAGTCCACCTCGCTGACCTCGGCGCCCAGCGCGGTCAGCTGTTCGACGGCGGCGTTGAACGACTCCAGCACACCGGGCTGGTAGCCGTCGCCACGCAACTGCTTGACCACACCGATCCGCACGCCCGCCAGGTCGCCGGCCGCTCCGGTCCGCGCGGCGCTGACGACGTCGGGCACCGCGGCGTGGACCGACGTGGAGTCCTTCGCGTCGTGCCCGGCGATCACCTGGTGCAGCAGTGCGGTGTCGAGGACGGTGCGCGCGCACGGGCCGCCCTGGTCGAGCGAGGACGCGCACGCGACCAGCCCGTAGCGCGACACGGTTCCGTAGGTCGGTTTGACGCCGACCGTCGCAGTCAGCGCGGCCGGCTGGCGGATCGAACCACCGGTGTCGGTGCCGATTGCCAATGGCGCCTGGAACGCCGCCAGCGCTGCGGCGCTTCCCCCTCCGGAGCCGCCGGGCACGCGCTCGACGTCCCACGGATTGCGCGTCGGCCCGTACGCGGAGTTCTCCGTGGACGACCCCATCGCGAACTCGTCCATGTTGGTCTTGCCGAGGATCGGCAGGCCGGCAGCACGCAGCAGCATGGTGACGGTCGCGTCATAGGGCGACGTCCAGTCCTCGAGGATCTTCGATCCGCAGGTCGTGGGCATGTCGGTGGTGGTGAAGACGTCCTTGAGCGCCACCGGCACCCCTGCCAGCGGCGAGGGCAGATCCTCGCCGGCCGCGACGGCCGCATCGACGCGCGCGGCGGCCTCCAGCGCACGCTCCTCCGCGACGTGCAGGAACGCGTGGTAGCGGTCGTCGGTCGCGGCGATCTGGTCCAGGTGTGCCTGGGTGACCTCCGTCGACGACACCTCTTTTGCGGCGATCTTTTCTCCGAGCGTCGCGGCGTCCATTCGGGTGAGATCGCTCACTGCGCCTCCCCCAGGATCCGCGGCACCGCAAACCGGCCCTCGGCCGCCTTGGGCGCCTGGTCCAGCGCCTCCTCCTGCGTCAGGCACGGCTCGACCGTGTCCGGCCGGAACACGTTGACGTCGGTGAGCGGGTTCCCGGTCGGTTTGACCCCTTCGACGTCGACGGACTGGATTTGGCTGACGTGACCGAGGATGGCGTCCAACTGCCCGGCGTAGTTGTCCAGCTCGTCTTCGGTCAGGGCGAGGCGGGCCAGACGCGCCAGATGGGCTACCTCGTCTCGGGAGATCTGCGACACGACAAGCAAGCCTAGTCATCGCCGTTGCGGCCGCCGAGGCCGGAATGCCCACACCCTCCCGCTGTGCAAAAGTGTTGCGCGTGCCTACGTACCTGCTGCGTGTCCAGCTAGAGGACCGGCCCGGCAGCCTCGGCTCCCTTGCCGTGGCGCTCGGGTCGGTGGGCGCCGACATTCTGTCGCTCGACGTGGTGGAACGTTCGGCCGGCTACGCCGTCGACGATCTCGTGGTCGAACTGCCCGCCGGCGCCATGCCGGACATGCTGATCACCGCCGCCGAACAGATCAAGGGTGTCTACGTCGACTCGGTCCGGCCGCACACCGGCCTGCTCGAGGCGCATCGCGAACTCGAGCTCATCGACCACATCGCGGCGGCGCACCGCAAGGACAAGTTGCAGGTCCTGGCCGACGAAGCGCCTCGGGTGTTGCGGGTGGGTTGGGCCACCGTGATGCACCTGACCGACGGCGGGCCGCAACGTGTCGTCGGCAGCCCGGGCGCCCCCGAGACGCAGGCGGCAGAAATCCCGTGGCTGCCACTCAACCGGGCCGAGGCCCTCGACGGCGACGCCGCGTGGGTGCCCCAGGTCTGGCGCGATATGGCGACCACCCTGGCCGCCGCCCCGCTCGGCGATCCGCGCACCGCGGTGGTGCTGGGCCGCCCCGGCGGGCCGCAGTTCCGGCCGTCCGAGGTCGCCAGATTGGGTTATTTGGCGGGCATCGTCGCCACGATTCTGCGCTGAGTCCACGCGGCCGGGCAGCTGTTACGGTTGGCCGCAATCCCATCAACCGCACCGCTCAACGTCGACCGGAAGGTTTCGCGTGGAAACGCTGCTAATCGTGCTGGCCGCCATCCTGCTCATCGCGGCGATCGTCGTGTTGGTGAAGGCACTTCAGCGGCCGAAGACGCCGAAGACCCCTACCACGCGGGAAGATCCGCTCAAGTTCGCCGCCACCATGCCGCAGTTCGGCCCGCGCCAACTCGGACCCGGCGCAATCGTCTCCCACGGCGGCATCGACTACGTGGTCCGCGGCTCGGTGACGTTGCGCCAAGGCCCGTTCGTCTGGTGGGAGCACCTGCTGGAAGGTGATTCCGATTCGGAGCCGCTGTGGTTCAGCGTCGAGGAGGACGAGGGCCGACTCGAGTTGGTGATGTGGACACGACGCAAGGATGCGGCACTGCAGCCGGGCGGCGAACTCGCCGTCGACGGAATCGCCTATCGCGAGACCGAACGCGGCAGCGCGTCGTTCACCACCGAAGGCACCACCGGACTGCCCGCGGGTGGGGAGATGGAGTTCGTCGACTACGCGAACGCCGACGAGACATCGCTTCTCGGGTTCGAACGCTGGGCGCCCGACATGCCGTGGGAAGTGTCGACCGGCAAGCCCGTGCGGGCCGGCGAGCTGACGGTCTACCCCGCGCCGCCGCCCAGCGAATAGGAAACCGTGCCCTTTCACCGACTGGTAGTGACTCCGGCTGACGTGTCCGGCAGGGGACTTCGGCTGGCCTTGAATGCGTGCGTACCGTCGCCGCTGGCGGCGTGCTCGCTGCCCCATCCCGCCGACGGCACCTTGGTGCTCGGCGTGCTCGGCGCGTCGCACGTGGTCACCGTCAAGCATTCCGAACACACCTTCTCCGAAGAGGTTTCGTGCACGGCGCGCACGGATGCCGAGCTTCCGGGCCGCGCCGAAGCGCCCGGATACCGGATCGAGTCCCGGACGGAAGCGTGTGGCGAGGCGGAATTTCGCAGGCTCGCGCAGATGCTGCGGGTCAGTTGTGAGCGCGAGGGCGGCTGGCTCGGTGGTGCGTTCCCGGGTGACGACGCCGCACTGACCGCGCTGGCCGCCGAACCGGACGGGCCCGGATGGCGCTGGCGGACATGGCATCTGTACCCCGACCGAGCCGCGGGCGGCACCGTCGTCTACACCCGCAGTCGGTGGCGACCGTGAGCAGAACCACGTTGTTCTGGCTGGCCGGCGGGCTGGCCGTGGCGGGGATCGCATGCCTGGTTCTCGGTATCTCGTTGCAGAACCGCGACATTCGTACATATGTGGCCGAGAACTACGCCGCGTACTCGCACGGTTCGGAGGCCAGCAGCTACGAGTGCAGCGGGTCGCCCAGCGAAGTGGCCGACCGTCTTGCCGACTATCGGGCTCCCGAGGCGCGGGCCACCGATCGCGGCATCGAGTACCTGCGCTATGACGACGACATCGTGATCATCGGGCCGGACGGCAACCGACCATGCACGATCCGGGTCGAGGACGTTCGCGGCAGCAGATACAGCGGGGGCGCCTTCATCTTCCTCGGGCCCGGGTTCTTCCCCGGTGCACCGGCGGGGGGCGCGGGCGGTAGCTCCGGCGGCCCGGGCGGAACGAAATGACGCGCGCACCAGAGCCAATCAGGTAAGGAGAACCCCATGAATCTGGCGGTCGAATTCGGCAGCATCAGCGGCGAGAGCCTCGCCCAGAATGTGGTCGCAGCGATCCTGTACTTCCTGGTGGGTGTCGGCGTCCTGGCAGCCGGATTCGCCATGGCCGACGTGCTGACCCCGGGGAACCTGCGTCGGTTGGTGTTCGTCGAGCGGCGGCCCAACGCCGTCGCGGTCGCATCGGGAATGTATGCAGCCCTGGCAATCGTGGTGATCTCGGCGATCGTGGCCAGTTCCAACGAACTGGGCCAGGGGCTCGTCGACGCGGCGGTGTACGGCCTCGTCGGCGTTGTGCTGCAAGGACTGGCGCTGATCGTGCTGGAGGTGGTGGTGCCCGGGCGTTTCCGCGACCTGATCACCGAGGAGCGGCTGCACCCGGCCGCCATCGCGACCGCCGTGACGCTGCTCGCCGTGGGAGGGGTGAACGCCGCCGCGCTGTCATGACGGCGACCGAACACGACGCACCCGCACCGCGGCTGGCCGGATCGGTCCGGCGGTGGCGCGCGGTGTTGTTCGCGGCCGTGGCGGCGTGCGCGGCGTGCGGCATCATCTACGAACTGGCGCTGCTGACCCTGTCGACCAGCCTGCACGGCGGGGGCATCGTGGCGATGTCGCTGATCGTCGCGGGCTATGTCGCCGCGTTGGGCGTCGGTGCGCTGCTGGTGAAGCCGTTGCTGCACCGTGCCGCGGTCACGTTCATCGCCGTCGAGACGACGCTGGCGATCGTCGGCGGGTTGTCTGCGGCCGCACTGTACGTCGCGTTCGCTTTCGTTGGCGGCTCGCTGTGGGTGCTCGCGATCGGCACCGCCGTGATCGGCTGCCTGGTCGG includes:
- the gatB gene encoding glutamyl-tRNA(Gln) and/or aspartyl-tRNA(Asn) amidotransferase, B subunit, with product MTAATADLLDYDDVVARYEPVLGLEVHVELSTATKMFCGCANKFGAEPNTQVCPVCLGLPGSLPVLNEKAVESAIRIGLALNCEIVPWCRFARKNYFYPDMPKNYQISQYDEPIAINGYLDVPLDDGSNWRVEIERAHMEEDTGKLTHLGSETGRIEGATTSLIDYNRSGVPLIEIVTKPVEGAGERAPEIARAYVTALRDLLRGLGVSDVRMDQGSMRCDSNVSLKPIGQKEFGTRTETKNVNSLKSVEVAVRYEMRRQAAVLESGGRITQETRHFHEDGYTSPGRSKETAEDYRYFPEPDLEPVAPDAEWIERLRATIPELPWLSRKRIQDDWGISDEVMRDLVNIGALDLIAATVEQGASSDAARAWWGNFLVQKANEAGVELDELPITPAQVAAVVKLVDDGKLSNKLARQVVEGVLAGEGEPEQVMKGRGLEVVRDDSALQAAVDEALAANPGIVEKIRGGKVQAAGAIVGAVMKATKGQADAARVRELVLAACS
- the pfkA_1 gene encoding 6-phosphofructokinase translates to MRIGVLTGGGDCPGLNAVIRAVVRTCDVRYGSSVVGFQDGWRGLLENRRIQLANDDRNDRLLAKGGTMLGTARVHPEKLRAGLDQIKQTLDDNGIDVLIPIGGEGTLTAAHWLSEENVPVVGVPKTIDNDIDCTDVTFGHDTALGVASEAIDRLHSTAESHQRVMLVEVMGRHAGWIALNAGLASGAHMTLIPEQPFDVEEVCRLIKQRFVRGDSHFICVVAEGAKPAEGSMQLRQGGLDEFGHERFTGVAQQLAFEVEKRINKEVRVTVLGHVQRGGTPTPFDRVLATRFGVNAADAAHAGEYGMMVSLRGQEIGRVSLADATRQLKLVPQSRYDDAAEFFG
- the gatA_4 gene encoding aspartyl/glutamyl-tRNA amidotransferase subunit A, encoding MSDLTRMDAATLGEKIAAKEVSSTEVTQAHLDQIAATDDRYHAFLHVAEERALEAAARVDAAVAAGEDLPSPLAGVPVALKDVFTTTDMPTTCGSKILEDWTSPYDATVTMLLRAAGLPILGKTNMDEFAMGSSTENSAYGPTRNPWDVERVPGGSGGGSAAALAAFQAPLAIGTDTGGSIRQPAALTATVGVKPTYGTVSRYGLVACASSLDQGGPCARTVLDTALLHQVIAGHDAKDSTSVHAAVPDVVSAARTGAAGDLAGVRIGVVKQLRGDGYQPGVLESFNAAVEQLTALGAEVSEVDCPHFDYSLPAYYLILPSEVSSNLARFDAMRFGMRVGDDGTHSAEEVMALTRAAGFGPEVKRRIMIGTYALSAGYYDAYYNQAQKVRTLIARDLDEAYEKVDVLISPTTPTTAFPLGEKVDDPLAMYLFDLCTLPLNLAGHCGMSVPSALSPDDRLPVGLQIMAPALADDRLYRVGAAYEAARGPLSTAV
- the gatC gene encoding glutamyl-tRNA(Gln) and/or aspartyl-tRNA(Asn) amidotransferase subunit C, with protein sequence MSQISRDEVAHLARLARLALTEDELDNYAGQLDAILGHVSQIQSVDVEGVKPTGNPLTDVNVFRPDTVEPCLTQEEALDQAPKAAEGRFAVPRILGEAQ
- a CDS encoding amino acid-binding ACT domain-containing protein; translated protein: MPTPSRCAKVLRVPTYLLRVQLEDRPGSLGSLAVALGSVGADILSLDVVERSAGYAVDDLVVELPAGAMPDMLITAAEQIKGVYVDSVRPHTGLLEAHRELELIDHIAAAHRKDKLQVLADEAPRVLRVGWATVMHLTDGGPQRVVGSPGAPETQAAEIPWLPLNRAEALDGDAAWVPQVWRDMATTLAAAPLGDPRTAVVLGRPGGPQFRPSEVARLGYLAGIVATILR
- a CDS encoding membrane protein — protein: METLLIVLAAILLIAAIVVLVKALQRPKTPKTPTTREDPLKFAATMPQFGPRQLGPGAIVSHGGIDYVVRGSVTLRQGPFVWWEHLLEGDSDSEPLWFSVEEDEGRLELVMWTRRKDAALQPGGELAVDGIAYRETERGSASFTTEGTTGLPAGGEMEFVDYANADETSLLGFERWAPDMPWEVSTGKPVRAGELTVYPAPPPSE
- a CDS encoding Protein of uncharacterised function DUF2617, with protein sequence MPFHRLVVTPADVSGRGLRLALNACVPSPLAACSLPHPADGTLVLGVLGASHVVTVKHSEHTFSEEVSCTARTDAELPGRAEAPGYRIESRTEACGEAEFRRLAQMLRVSCEREGGWLGGAFPGDDAALTALAAEPDGPGWRWRTWHLYPDRAAGGTVVYTRSRWRP
- a CDS encoding Conserved membrane protein of uncharacterised function, which encodes MSRTTLFWLAGGLAVAGIACLVLGISLQNRDIRTYVAENYAAYSHGSEASSYECSGSPSEVADRLADYRAPEARATDRGIEYLRYDDDIVIIGPDGNRPCTIRVEDVRGSRYSGGAFIFLGPGFFPGAPAGGAGGSSGGPGGTK
- a CDS encoding protein of uncharacterised function (DUF350), which encodes MNLAVEFGSISGESLAQNVVAAILYFLVGVGVLAAGFAMADVLTPGNLRRLVFVERRPNAVAVASGMYAALAIVVISAIVASSNELGQGLVDAAVYGLVGVVLQGLALIVLEVVVPGRFRDLITEERLHPAAIATAVTLLAVGGVNAAALS